GTGTGGGTCACGGCCTCGGGGTAGGAGAAGACGATAGCCCCGATCTCCTGATATTTGGTCTTTCATACCCTCGAACGGCGGTAGGCCCTGCCCGAGTTCACGCCGGGCCGGGCGCAGGCCGATCGGCGTCGGCAGTGCGCTTGAGCAGGGATTCGACGAGGACGGCGACATGCCGGCGGTCGGCCGCGGACAGCTGCCGGACGCTGGCGATGAGGGTGGCCACCTCCGGGTCGTGCGGCGTGTCGGGAGCGCCCTCGGTGTAGAGGTGGATCCCGCAGGACTCGGCGGCGGCGCGACGCACCGCGTCCAGGGGCAACTTGAGTCCGCGGGCGAGCCGTTCGAGCGTCGTGGGCTGCGGCATCCGGGCGAGGCGGTCGGCGGTCGCGAGGTGATGGACGGTGGAGCGCGGGAGCCCGCCGAGCCGGGCGACGTCGCCGTATGACCAGCCGTGCTCGTCCAGTTGCCGTTTCATCATCTGTTGCAGTGCGTTGGCCACGGGATGGTTGCTTCCTGCTGTCGGGCCCGGCTGAACCCATCCGGGTGGCCCGATTCTACGGCGAGCGGCCGTGCCGTCCCCGCGATCACGCATCCCACCTGGAGATTTCCCACCATCGAGCGATGGTTGCGAAACGTGGCCGTGTCACTACTTGCCGTGAGTCCGGTGCGCGGGCTAGCGTCCAATCTCGTCGGACAGAACGTTCGATGAGATTGGACAGGAGTCGAGAACCCTCGGCCCCGACAGAGAGGCATTGCCATGAGCATGAACGTCACCGAGCTCAACGCCGAGTCCGTGGAGCTGCTGCCGAGCCGCGAGGCGCTGGGACGGCTGAAGTTCGTGAAGATCCACGCCAACTTCGCCTACGTCGACGCCCACAACGAGTCGTGGGCCGTCAACGACCACTCGCCGTACGCGATCGCGTCCTCCGAGGCGAACCAGTGGGTCAGCGTCAGCCAGCGCTGACAACCCGCACGCGACGTGGACCGCGCCCGCCGTGGCGCGGTCCACCCGCGAGAAGGACCAGGCCCGACCTGCCTGACCAGGCCCACCGTGGCGGGAGACGAGAAGTGGCTGGAGACGAGAAGACGACGGCGGACGACCGCCCGCCGGCGGCGCCGTTCCCGGTTCCACGGCTGAGCGCAGGACTGGCGCTGCACGGCGAGTACCAGGGCAGCGGCTTCACCGAGCCCCGGTACCTCGCCCGCCGCGGAGACGGCCAGGTCGTCCAACTGTCGCGGCTGCTGCACCTCGTGGCGAGCTCGATCGACGGTGTCAGGGACACCGAGGTCATCGCGCACCGGGTCAGCGCCCGCTACGGCCGGGAGGTCAGCGCCGGCAACGTCGACTACCTCATCGAGACCAAGCTCCGACCGATGGGGATCACCGTTCCACCGGGCGCGGACGGCGACCACGTCGACGGTCCCCGCTCGGACCTGTTGCTCGGCCTCACCGGCCGCCGGGTCCTCCTGCGGGAACACCGGGTCGCGCGGATCGCCCGGTCGCTGGCCTGGCTCCACCGCCCCTGGGTGGTGGCCGCCGTCCTCCTGGCCGCCGTCGCCCTGGACGTCTGGCTCTTCGCGTTCCACGGTGCGCTGGGCCCCGTCCTGCAGGTCCTGGACCAGCCCGTGCTGCTGCTGGCCGTGTTCGCACTCACGGTGCTCTCCCTGCTCTTCCACGAGTTCGGACACGCCTCGGCCTGCACGTACGGAGGGGCGGAACCGGGCAACATCGGCTGCGGCCTGTACCTGCTGTGGCCCTCCCTCTACACCGACGTCACCGACGTCTACCGCATCGGCCGGGCGGGCCGGCTGCGCGCCGACCTCGGCGGCGTCTACTTCAACGTCGTCTTCATACTGGGCCTGTCCGGGGGCTACTTCCTCACCGGCCAACCGCTCTTCCTCGCCGCGGTGCTGGTCGCGCACGTCGAGATCGTCGAGCAGCTCATGCCCGCCGTCCGCCTGGACGGGTACTTCATCCTCGGCGATCTCGCGGGCGTCCCCGACCTGTTCGGCAAGATCAGGCCGACCCTGCTGAGCATGCTGCCCGGACGTCCCGTCAGCCCGGAGGTCGCGGATCTCAAGCGGTCCGCCCGCGCCGTGGTCACCGGCTGGGTCCTGACCATGGTCCCGCTGCTCCTCGTCGAGCTCGGCTACGTCCTGTGGCACCTGCCGCGGATCCTGGCCACCGCCCTGCACTCGCTCACCGAACAGGTCGCCGCGACCGGCGCGGCCTTCGCGGACCGACACCTGTCCGCCGGCCTGGTGGGCGCCATCGGGATCTTCCTGCTGCTGTGCCCGATGGCCGGAGGGGCCTACCTCGCGGTGCGGATCACCGGGCGGCTGGTCGGGTCGGCCACCCGCGCCGCGACACGGAGCCGGGCGGCGTCCGCGCCGGACCGCTCGACGGAAACCGACCCACCCTCCTCGGCCGGACAGCGGCCGAGCACCGCACCAACCCTCAGGAGACATCCGTGAACCACCGCTCGCCGTACCGCCGTTCGACCACGGTCAGGAACGCCAGACGCCTCGGCGTGCTGGCCACCACCTGCCTGGCGGCGCTCAGCGTCGCCGTCCCGGCCGGTGCGACGCCCTCCGGGCACCCCGGACGTGGCGTGTCGGCCGTCCAGGACCGCGCGAACACGCATGCCAGTCGCGCCTGGCCGACCCGGTTCCGGGACACCTTCGCCGTTCACGAACTCGGCGCCGTGTTCGGCGTGCACGCCGACAACCGGGCCACCGCCGTCTCGGCCGGTTGCCTGCCTCGGAAGCCGTGCCGTTCCGTCGCGCTGTCCTTCCAGGTGGTCACCATGGCCGGCTCGCAGGTCCGCCTCACCGCCACCAACCTCGGCCGGGCGATCAACGAGCAGTGCCCCGGATGCCAGACCCTGGCCGGTGCGTACCAGTTCGTCGTCTCCACCCCGCGGCCGTTCAGCCTCAGCGCGCCGGCCAGGGCGCAGCTGGCGGGCATCCACCACCGGCTGGACGCGCTTCGGACGTCCGAGGAGCCGATCCCCGTCATCCGCGAGAAGGCGGACGCCCTGGCCGCCGAGGTCATGGCCGTCCTGGACCGCGAGGCGGCTGCCGCGCCGACGGGCCCGGCGGTCGACACGCTCCAGACGTTCCGCCCGAAGGTGACCATGCACCGCCACTTCGACGGACCGAACTGAGCGGACCGGACCGGAGGCCCGGCTCCCGGGGCCCGCGGGCACGGCCGGCGCGGCAGGCGCGGCACCGGCGGGCCGATCCCCACCGTCGACGAGGGCGCGCCGGAGGCGGACCACCGGGCCTGCTGCCGGCGGTCCGTGCCGGTCAGCCCGACCGGATGCAGCGGCTCGCGGACACGGGGGAGATCCCGGAGCCGAGCCATGGCGCTCGAAGGGCCTCCGCCTCCGGGCCGGTGCGGTCACGCGGTCAGGTGGCCGCCGGGCCGAGGTGGGCGTCGAGTACGGCCGTGACGAGCCGGTCGAGCTGGGCGGAGGCCGCGGGGCTCGGGCGGCCGGCGTCGGCCGTCCGGCCCGCGGCGCCCGTGTCATCGACGGCGCCCGGGTCGGCCGCCGGGCCGAGCAGCCCGGACAGTCCGAGCAGCCCGGGCATCCCGGGGAGCTCCGGCAGGGCGGCGGGGGCGCCGTTCGGCTCGGCCGGGGCGGCGCCGAGGACGAGTTGCAGGCTGCCCCAGGCCCACAGCTGGGCGATGCCGTGCAGGTTGGCCCAGAGGGCGGCGGCCGTGGCCGACGGCGAGGGGGTGGCCCCGTTCGGGTCGGCGGGCCGGGTCCGGCAGCGGCCGACGAGCAGGGCGAGGTGTTCGAACAGGGGGAGCGTCGACGTCCGCAGCCGGGGCCGGTCGGTAGGCTCCTGCGAGCTGTCGAGCAGGTCGTGACGGAACATCAGCTCGAACATGCCGCGGCGCTCCTGGGCGTACCCGACGTAGAGCCGGGCGAACGCCGCCACCTGGGCCCGCGGCTCCGTCAGGCCCTCGACCGTGGCCAGGTACCGGGCGCCGAGATCCTCGAACCCGCGGCGGGCGATGGCCGACAGCAGCGCGTGGTGGGTCGGGAAGTACCGGCGCGGCGCCCCGTGCGACACCCCCGCCCGGCGGGCGATCTCGCGCAGCCCCACGGAGGCGGTGCCCTCGGTCAGCACGAGCTCCACGCCTACGTCGATCAACCGCTCCCGCAGGGAGCCCTCGTCGCTCATAGACACTGTCTACCAGCTTGCCGTAGACGCTGTCTACCGTGACCGTCTGCGGAGTCCCGTGTGCTGCCCGCAGGGCGGCTGCCGGCCGTTCGAACGCGACGCGTTGGCGCCGGTGAGCGTGTCCGGCGGACCGGCCATGCGTGGCCGGTGTCCTGGCCTGTTCCCGGTGCAGCGCGAACACCAGCATCGGTACGGCCCGGCCGAACCGCCGAGGCCGAGCGGCGCACGGCCGTCCGTTCGGTCCGTGTTCGCAGCCGTACGACTGACGTTGGGAGAAGCGAAGCATGGCACTGGAGCTGCCGCCGGAACTCGTCGCGGTCCTTGAACTCCTCGGGCTGGACTGGCCCCAGGTGAACGAGGACGAACTGGTCAGGCTCGCGGAAGGACTGCGGGGACTCGCCTCGACGATCGACTCGGTCCAGATGACCGCGGACAAGGCCCTCACCGCGCTGGGGGAGGTCTACCACGGCACTTCGGCCGACAAGCTGGCCGGGATGTGGGAGACCGTTTCGAAGTACTCGGGCCTGGTGGTGGACGCCTGCGGTGTCGCCGCGACCGCGCTCAACGCGGCGGCCCTGGTGATCGAGGGGTGCAAGGGCGCCACCGTGGTCCAGTTGGTGGCCACCCAGGGCGAACTGGTGGCCTCCTCGCTGATCGGGCCGGAGGGCTCCGCAGCCGTCGTCGCGGCCGGTCGGCAGATCCTCTCCACCATCCTGGAGGAGGCGGTGTCCGCGCTCGGGCAGGCGCTGGCCCAGCCGGTGGCCGACCTGGTGGAGACCGTGGTCAAGCAGCTGCTGCCCGGCGACGGGCCGGGGTCGGCGGGCGGCTCGGGAGCCGGGTTCGGGGTCGACCTGGCC
The window above is part of the Kitasatospora sp. HUAS MG31 genome. Proteins encoded here:
- a CDS encoding helix-turn-helix domain-containing protein codes for the protein MANALQQMMKRQLDEHGWSYGDVARLGGLPRSTVHHLATADRLARMPQPTTLERLARGLKLPLDAVRRAAAESCGIHLYTEGAPDTPHDPEVATLIASVRQLSAADRRHVAVLVESLLKRTADADRPAPGPA
- a CDS encoding TetR/AcrR family transcriptional regulator; its protein translation is MSDEGSLRERLIDVGVELVLTEGTASVGLREIARRAGVSHGAPRRYFPTHHALLSAIARRGFEDLGARYLATVEGLTEPRAQVAAFARLYVGYAQERRGMFELMFRHDLLDSSQEPTDRPRLRTSTLPLFEHLALLVGRCRTRPADPNGATPSPSATAAALWANLHGIAQLWAWGSLQLVLGAAPAEPNGAPAALPELPGMPGLLGLSGLLGPAADPGAVDDTGAAGRTADAGRPSPAASAQLDRLVTAVLDAHLGPAAT